The following are encoded in a window of Campylobacter concisus genomic DNA:
- the rplT gene encoding 50S ribosomal protein L20 yields the protein MARVKTGVVRRRRHKKVLKLARGFFSARHKHFRKAKEQLERSLVYAYRDRRQKKRDFRRLWIVRINAACRLNDISYSRFINGLNKAKIELDRKILADLAMNDAKAFAALAKQAKDALK from the coding sequence ATGGCAAGAGTAAAAACGGGCGTAGTTAGAAGAAGACGCCATAAGAAAGTTTTAAAGCTAGCACGTGGCTTTTTCAGTGCTAGACATAAACACTTTAGAAAAGCTAAAGAGCAACTAGAGAGAAGTTTAGTTTACGCATACCGCGACAGACGCCAGAAAAAACGTGATTTCAGACGTTTATGGATCGTTCGTATCAACGCAGCTTGCAGACTAAACGACATTAGCTATTCAAGATTTATCAACGGCTTAAACAAAGCTAAGATCGAACTTGATAGAAAAATTTTAGCTGATCTAGCTATGAATGACGCGAAGGCATTTGCGGCACTTGCAAAACAAGCAAAAGATGCTTTGAAATAA
- the rpmI gene encoding 50S ribosomal protein L35, producing MPKMKTVRGAAKRFKVGKNKIKRGSAFRSHILTKKPSKRMRDLRGPHYVDSTNVSAVRKMLGV from the coding sequence ATGCCAAAGATGAAAACCGTTCGCGGTGCTGCTAAGCGCTTTAAAGTAGGTAAAAATAAGATAAAAAGAGGCTCTGCTTTTAGAAGCCATATCTTAACAAAAAAACCTAGTAAGCGTATGAGAGACCTTCGTGGCCCACACTATGTGGATAGCACAAACGTCTCAGCCGTTCGCAAAATGCTCGGCGTATAA